In Gulosibacter molinativorax, a single window of DNA contains:
- a CDS encoding class E sortase, whose protein sequence is MTALQHSSPRKKSGRRAAAKRRPKVTFTGVLGELLLTVGALLLLFIGWKYFYYDGLAGSAQDEAGASLSQQFEQDYQTADAPELDESGIPIRAMPEGEGQPFAVLYVPAWEGDFSRTIATGTSFYGVLDQYVGAYESSDPVGSVGNFVIAGHRWGYGSAFKEVPDLSVGDNVYIETVDGWYVYTYRSGEYVLPSEVSVLADVPRHPDMKSEDRIMILQTCNPIYTSSLERQVAYTVLVDFVPRSEGPPAEIADTVNARANNGNQDTGGDL, encoded by the coding sequence ATGACTGCACTCCAGCACAGCTCGCCCCGCAAGAAAAGCGGGAGAAGAGCAGCAGCCAAACGCCGGCCGAAGGTTACCTTCACCGGCGTTCTTGGTGAATTGCTCCTGACCGTTGGCGCGCTGCTGCTGCTGTTTATCGGCTGGAAGTATTTCTATTACGACGGCCTCGCGGGAAGCGCTCAGGACGAGGCGGGTGCGAGCCTCAGCCAGCAGTTTGAGCAGGATTATCAGACGGCGGATGCGCCGGAACTTGACGAGAGCGGCATCCCGATCCGAGCGATGCCCGAGGGTGAGGGTCAGCCCTTTGCCGTGCTCTACGTGCCCGCCTGGGAAGGTGACTTCTCGCGCACGATCGCGACCGGTACATCCTTCTACGGCGTGCTCGACCAGTACGTCGGGGCGTACGAGTCCTCCGACCCGGTCGGGTCCGTGGGGAACTTCGTCATCGCCGGTCACCGCTGGGGATATGGCTCCGCGTTCAAGGAGGTCCCCGACCTCTCGGTGGGCGACAACGTCTACATCGAGACGGTCGACGGCTGGTATGTCTACACGTATCGTTCCGGTGAGTACGTGCTCCCGAGCGAAGTCTCGGTCCTAGCGGACGTCCCCCGTCACCCCGACATGAAGAGCGAGGACCGGATCATGATTCTGCAGACGTGTAACCCGATCTACACATCCTCGCTCGAGCGACAGGTTGCCTACACGGTGCTGGTCGACTTCGTGCCGCGCTCGGAGGGGCCGCCCGCCGAGATTGCCGACACGGTCAACGCACGCGCCAACAACGGCAACCAGGACACCGGAGGTGACCTCTAA
- a CDS encoding cell division protein CrgA — translation MPKETASTPAENESDATETEAETTSESKPELTEKERIERSKEIAAKAKGKTPKKGKATPKRNAKSKKLEVEETKNAGKTKEQLRASGKKQRPADANPVWFKPIMFGFLIVGFLWILVYYLSQGYLPVRALGDWNILVGFGIALVGFLMMTNWK, via the coding sequence ATGCCCAAGGAGACAGCCTCAACCCCTGCCGAGAACGAGTCCGACGCGACGGAAACCGAGGCGGAGACCACCTCAGAATCGAAGCCCGAGCTCACCGAGAAGGAGCGAATCGAACGCTCGAAGGAGATCGCGGCGAAGGCCAAGGGGAAGACTCCCAAGAAGGGCAAGGCGACCCCGAAGCGCAACGCCAAGTCGAAAAAACTCGAGGTCGAGGAGACCAAGAACGCTGGCAAGACGAAGGAACAGCTGCGCGCATCCGGGAAGAAGCAGCGGCCAGCTGACGCGAACCCGGTGTGGTTCAAGCCGATCATGTTCGGCTTCCTCATCGTCGGCTTCCTCTGGATCCTCGTGTACTACCTCTCACAGGGTTACTTGCCGGTGCGCGCGCTTGGTGACTGGAACATCCTCGTCGGCTTCGGCATCGCGCTCGTCGGCTTCCTCATGATGACCAATTGGAAATAG
- a CDS encoding rhomboid family intramembrane serine protease: MKEGRARMQEQRPKRTWKSRLIGSGTPVTYTLMGIIVVVYLLQWLTRTMGTPIIDFLFTYSPQYTDLQHHTATGAVAFEPWRMLTSAFLHGSLMHLATNTLTLWIFGRALEPLLGSARFLLLYLVSALGGSLAVAIISPDTAVVGASGAIFGLFGAWFVVLRQTRQDMSSMFVLIGINVVVAFFNPGISWEAHLGGLLVGALCGWLTIRDLRKGGKSKVGLWLQVLVGVLCIALPPLIGMLR; the protein is encoded by the coding sequence ATGAAAGAGGGTAGGGCTCGGATGCAGGAGCAGCGGCCGAAGCGCACCTGGAAGTCGCGCTTGATCGGTTCGGGTACGCCCGTCACCTACACCCTGATGGGGATCATCGTGGTGGTGTATCTCCTCCAGTGGCTCACCCGCACGATGGGCACGCCCATCATCGACTTCCTGTTCACCTACTCCCCGCAGTACACGGACCTCCAGCACCATACGGCCACCGGCGCCGTTGCCTTCGAGCCGTGGCGGATGCTCACCTCGGCTTTCTTGCACGGCTCGCTCATGCACCTGGCAACCAACACGCTCACGCTGTGGATATTCGGCCGGGCACTCGAGCCGCTGCTCGGCTCCGCACGCTTCTTGCTGCTCTATCTCGTGTCCGCACTCGGCGGCTCGCTCGCGGTCGCGATCATTTCCCCCGACACCGCAGTGGTCGGCGCCTCGGGCGCAATTTTTGGCCTCTTCGGCGCGTGGTTCGTCGTGCTGCGGCAGACCCGCCAAGACATGTCGTCCATGTTCGTGCTGATCGGCATCAACGTGGTCGTCGCGTTCTTCAACCCCGGTATCTCTTGGGAGGCGCACCTCGGTGGGCTGCTCGTGGGCGCGCTCTGTGGCTGGCTCACGATCCGCGATCTCCGCAAGGGCGGTAAGAGCAAGGTCGGCCTGTGGCTGCAGGTGCTCGTTGGCGTCTTGTGTATCGCTTTGCCGCCGCTCATCGGGATGCTCCGGTAA
- a CDS encoding peptidylprolyl isomerase yields MSNATAVMTLHTNHGDIKLNLFGNHAPNTVKIITGLATGELEWTDPETGEKKENTPFYDGVVFHRIITDFMLQGGDRTGTGSGGPGFVFDDEIHPELNFNEPYVLAMANAGKMAGRGTNGSQFFITTANTGWLVGKHTIFGEVADEESKRVVDEIEGVETDGRDRPLDDVVIESVEVEQL; encoded by the coding sequence ATGAGTAATGCGACTGCAGTCATGACACTGCACACCAACCATGGCGACATCAAGCTCAACCTCTTCGGCAACCACGCGCCGAACACCGTGAAGATCATCACCGGTCTCGCCACGGGTGAGCTCGAGTGGACCGACCCGGAAACGGGCGAGAAGAAGGAAAACACCCCCTTCTACGATGGCGTCGTCTTCCACCGCATCATCACCGACTTCATGCTCCAGGGCGGCGACCGCACCGGCACCGGTTCGGGCGGCCCCGGCTTCGTCTTCGACGACGAGATTCACCCCGAGCTGAACTTCAACGAGCCCTATGTCCTCGCAATGGCGAACGCCGGCAAGATGGCCGGTCGCGGCACCAACGGCTCGCAGTTCTTCATCACGACCGCAAACACCGGCTGGCTCGTGGGCAAGCACACCATCTTCGGTGAGGTTGCCGACGAAGAGTCGAAGCGCGTGGTTGACGAGATCGAAGGCGTTGAGACCGACGGCCGCGACCGCCCGCTCGATGATGTCGTAATCGAGTCGGTCGAGGTCGAGCAGCTCTAA
- a CDS encoding IS630 family transposase: MATRGPSLPELKLSETERDQLERWVRRRKSAQDLALRSRIVLECATGASNSEVANRMAVSLPTVRKWRSRFLERRLDGLVDDPRPGRPALISVDRVEQVVIDTLESTPQNATHWSRAKMAEKSGLSKSTVGRIWKAFGLKPHLEEGFKLSNDPLFTEKVYDIVGLYLNPPESAVVLSVDEKSQVQALARSQPAFPMMPGVPERRSHDYVRHGTTSLFAALNVADGTVISSIHRKHRSIEFKKFLQKIDKNVPEHLDVHVICDNYSTHKHPTVKAWLAKHPRFHMHFTPTYSSWINQVERLFAEVTRDLLQRSDHRSVQALERDLRGWVKAWNENPKPFIWTKTAEEILESIAKYLKRINGSGH; encoded by the coding sequence ATGGCAACACGTGGACCTTCTCTTCCCGAACTGAAGCTCTCTGAAACTGAGCGTGACCAACTGGAACGGTGGGTGCGTCGCCGGAAGTCAGCGCAGGATCTCGCGTTGCGTTCTCGGATCGTGTTGGAATGCGCGACTGGGGCTTCGAATTCCGAGGTGGCCAATCGTATGGCGGTGTCGTTACCGACGGTGCGCAAGTGGCGTTCGCGGTTTCTGGAGCGGCGGCTGGACGGGCTCGTTGACGATCCGCGGCCGGGTCGCCCCGCGCTGATCAGTGTGGACCGTGTGGAACAGGTGGTCATCGACACGCTGGAATCGACGCCGCAGAACGCGACGCACTGGTCACGGGCGAAGATGGCGGAAAAGTCGGGGCTGTCGAAATCGACAGTGGGGCGGATCTGGAAGGCATTCGGGTTGAAGCCCCACCTGGAGGAAGGGTTCAAGCTCTCCAACGACCCGCTGTTTACTGAGAAGGTCTACGACATTGTTGGCCTCTATCTGAACCCACCCGAGTCGGCGGTGGTGCTCAGTGTGGATGAGAAAAGTCAGGTGCAGGCTTTGGCCCGCTCGCAACCGGCGTTCCCGATGATGCCGGGAGTCCCCGAACGGCGCTCACACGACTATGTCCGGCATGGCACCACGAGTTTGTTTGCCGCGCTGAACGTCGCTGACGGGACGGTGATCTCCTCAATTCATCGTAAGCATCGCTCGATCGAGTTCAAGAAGTTCCTCCAGAAGATCGACAAGAACGTCCCCGAACACCTCGACGTGCATGTGATCTGCGATAACTACTCCACACACAAGCACCCCACCGTTAAGGCGTGGCTTGCCAAGCACCCTCGGTTTCACATGCACTTCACGCCGACTTACTCGTCATGGATCAACCAGGTTGAACGGCTCTTCGCCGAAGTTACTCGTGATCTTTTACAGCGTTCCGATCATCGCAGCGTGCAAGCGCTCGAGAGAGACCTCCGCGGTTGGGTGAAGGCGTGGAACGAGAACCCGAAGCCGTTCATCTGGACCAAGACCGCCGAGGAAATCCTCGAATCCATCGCCAAATACCTGAAACGAATTAACGGATCAGGACACTAG
- a CDS encoding NUDIX hydrolase: MRFRVGAYGVIVRDKQILLAHWNARGRSGWTLPGGGVEAGEDPYDAAIREIHEETGYEASIDQMLGVDSIVVNARNRRRAGKPGEAPLQNVRIVYLASITGGELRSEVDGTTDEAKWFDLSEVKTLQTVSLVKVAMRLYHERPRNGHLEKLSKRKS; the protein is encoded by the coding sequence TTGCGATTCCGTGTCGGTGCTTACGGCGTGATCGTCAGGGATAAGCAGATCCTGCTCGCGCACTGGAACGCGCGCGGCCGATCCGGCTGGACGCTCCCCGGTGGCGGCGTCGAGGCGGGGGAGGACCCGTACGACGCGGCCATTCGCGAGATTCACGAGGAAACCGGCTACGAAGCGTCGATTGACCAGATGCTCGGGGTCGACTCCATCGTCGTGAACGCACGCAATCGTCGGCGCGCAGGTAAGCCCGGCGAGGCGCCGCTGCAAAACGTGCGGATCGTCTACCTCGCGAGCATCACCGGCGGCGAGCTGCGAAGCGAGGTCGACGGCACGACCGATGAGGCAAAGTGGTTTGATCTGTCCGAGGTGAAGACGCTGCAGACGGTCTCGCTCGTCAAGGTCGCGATGCGGCTCTACCATGAGCGGCCGCGCAACGGGCACCTCGAGAAACTCTCGAAGCGCAAGAGCTAA
- a CDS encoding methionine ABC transporter permease: MQDQIDRLIELLPQLPGELATTLILVAMAMLLGGILGLILGVALYATRAGNILENKFIFNILNVIVNIFRPIPFIILLAALQPFARAIIGIGIGNQMAIFAMTFAATFGISRLVEQALVTVPPGVVEAARASGAGRFRTLLTVVIPEGLGPLILGYTYAFVAVIDMSAVAGYVGGEGLGNFAIQYGYRQFNPWVTWAAVIIIIIVVQIVQFLGNWLARKAMRR; this comes from the coding sequence ATGCAAGACCAGATCGATCGCCTCATTGAGCTGCTACCGCAGCTTCCCGGCGAGCTTGCGACCACACTCATCCTGGTTGCCATGGCGATGCTGCTTGGCGGCATCCTCGGCCTAATCCTCGGCGTCGCCCTCTACGCGACCCGCGCGGGGAACATTCTCGAGAACAAGTTCATCTTCAACATCCTCAACGTGATCGTCAACATCTTCCGGCCGATCCCGTTCATCATCCTTCTCGCGGCGCTGCAGCCGTTCGCCCGCGCGATCATCGGTATCGGTATCGGTAATCAGATGGCGATCTTCGCGATGACCTTCGCTGCGACCTTCGGCATCTCCCGACTCGTCGAGCAGGCGCTCGTGACGGTGCCCCCGGGCGTGGTCGAGGCCGCGCGCGCAAGTGGCGCGGGGCGTTTTCGCACGCTCCTGACCGTCGTCATCCCCGAGGGCCTCGGGCCGCTCATCCTTGGTTACACCTACGCGTTCGTCGCGGTCATCGACATGTCGGCGGTCGCGGGCTACGTCGGTGGTGAGGGCCTCGGTAACTTCGCGATCCAGTACGGCTATCGTCAGTTCAACCCGTGGGTCACCTGGGCTGCCGTGATCATCATCATCATCGTGGTGCAAATTGTGCAGTTCCTCGGCAACTGGCTGGCTCGGAAGGCAATGCGCAGGTAG
- a CDS encoding methionine ABC transporter ATP-binding protein produces MVMISMRDIVKEYPSSKRGAEPIRAVDGVSLDIQKGNVFGVIGYSGAGKSTLVRLINALEPTTSGVIEVDGTDITELPESQLQKVRTEIGMIFQQFNLFNSRNVAGNIAFPMNVANYPKEQRDSRVEELLNFVGLADKARAYPDQLSGGQKQRVGIARALSTSPKILLADEATSALDPQTTSDVLDLLQRVNRELGLTIVVITHEMDVIKRIASHVAVMEKGKVVEQGEVFDIFAHPQHPATQRFVSTIIPGVPGDRELTELRTRHTGTLVTITVNDEQTAQPEVLRRLLAPGTNAQLVYGGMNEVSGRSFGHLTFELTGEDAQIRESIAQVSQIAQVTTLEGASH; encoded by the coding sequence ATGGTAATGATCTCGATGCGCGACATCGTGAAGGAATATCCTTCATCGAAGCGCGGCGCTGAGCCGATCCGCGCGGTCGATGGCGTCTCCCTCGACATTCAAAAGGGCAACGTCTTCGGCGTCATCGGATACTCCGGTGCCGGCAAGTCGACGCTCGTGCGGCTCATCAACGCGCTTGAACCGACCACCTCGGGCGTGATCGAGGTCGACGGTACGGACATCACCGAGCTTCCTGAGTCGCAGCTGCAGAAGGTGCGCACCGAGATCGGGATGATCTTCCAGCAGTTCAACCTGTTTAACTCCCGGAATGTCGCGGGCAACATCGCCTTCCCGATGAACGTCGCGAACTACCCGAAGGAGCAGCGGGACTCGCGGGTCGAAGAACTGCTCAACTTCGTCGGCCTCGCCGACAAGGCCCGTGCCTATCCGGACCAGCTCTCGGGTGGACAGAAGCAGCGCGTCGGCATCGCCCGGGCGCTGTCGACCTCGCCGAAGATCCTCCTCGCCGACGAGGCGACCTCCGCGCTCGACCCACAGACCACATCCGACGTGCTCGATCTCCTCCAGCGCGTGAACCGCGAGCTTGGCCTCACGATCGTGGTGATTACCCACGAGATGGATGTGATCAAGCGCATCGCCTCCCACGTTGCGGTCATGGAGAAGGGCAAGGTCGTGGAGCAGGGCGAAGTGTTCGACATCTTTGCGCATCCGCAACACCCGGCCACCCAGCGCTTCGTCTCGACAATCATCCCGGGAGTCCCGGGTGACCGCGAGCTCACCGAGCTGCGCACTCGGCACACCGGCACGCTCGTCACGATAACCGTCAATGACGAACAGACCGCGCAACCCGAGGTGCTCCGCCGACTACTCGCGCCGGGCACCAACGCCCAGCTCGTGTACGGCGGCATGAACGAGGTGTCCGGCCGCTCGTTTGGACATCTCACGTTTGAGCTCACCGGTGAGGATGCGCAGATTCGCGAGTCGATCGCGCAGGTTTCGCAGATTGCCCAAGTCACGACACTCGAGGGGGCGAGCCACTAA
- a CDS encoding MetQ/NlpA family ABC transporter substrate-binding protein: MARITKVLAAAGAIALLGSLAACSNNTTPQAGESGAAAAGETIKLGVVGASEPYWATYEAAVEAEGIDLEIIDFGDYNQPNPALSAGELDINQFQHIIYLAEHNNASGDTLTVIGSTAIYPLGLYSTKHDSVESIPEGGKVGVPNDTTNQARGLLVLQSAGLIKLKDGGSPYSTLDDIIAEESKVEVQAFNADLIPASLPDLDAGIINNDFVADAGLTEDDAIAQDDPADPAAQGYVNVFAVREEDKTNETLLKLVEIYQTNEDVQQGVIDASGGTAEMLVIAPEELQASLEKIQSEQP, encoded by the coding sequence ATGGCACGCATTACCAAGGTGCTGGCAGCAGCCGGCGCGATTGCGCTCCTCGGCAGCCTCGCTGCCTGCTCGAACAACACGACCCCGCAAGCCGGTGAATCTGGCGCTGCGGCGGCGGGCGAGACGATCAAGCTCGGCGTCGTCGGCGCATCCGAGCCGTACTGGGCGACCTACGAGGCCGCAGTTGAGGCCGAGGGTATCGACCTCGAGATCATCGACTTCGGCGACTACAACCAGCCGAACCCCGCGCTCTCGGCTGGCGAGTTGGACATCAACCAGTTCCAGCACATCATCTACCTCGCCGAGCACAACAACGCGTCGGGCGACACCCTGACCGTCATCGGCTCGACCGCGATCTACCCGCTCGGCCTCTACTCGACGAAGCATGACTCGGTCGAGTCGATCCCCGAGGGCGGCAAGGTCGGCGTCCCGAACGACACCACCAACCAGGCTCGCGGCCTGCTCGTGCTGCAGTCGGCCGGTCTGATCAAGCTTAAGGACGGCGGCAGCCCCTACTCGACGCTCGACGACATCATCGCCGAGGAGTCGAAGGTGGAGGTTCAGGCATTCAACGCTGACCTCATCCCTGCATCGCTACCCGACCTCGACGCCGGCATCATCAACAACGACTTCGTTGCCGACGCTGGCCTCACCGAGGACGACGCCATCGCCCAGGATGACCCTGCCGACCCCGCCGCGCAGGGTTACGTCAACGTCTTCGCCGTTCGCGAAGAGGACAAGACCAACGAGACCCTCTTGAAGCTCGTTGAGATCTACCAGACCAACGAAGACGTTCAGCAGGGCGTCATCGACGCATCGGGTGGCACTGCCGAGATGCTCGTGATCGCGCCGGAGGAGCTGCAGGCTTCGCTCGAGAAGATTCAGTCCGAGCAGCCCTAA
- a CDS encoding SDR family oxidoreductase, whose translation MRAPLQGRTLLISGGSRGIGLSIALRAAADGANVALIAKTADPHPKLEGTVFTAAEEINAAGGRALPIVGDVRDEASVVDAVAKTVAEFGGIDVVINNASAINLTGSAEIEMKRYDLMHQINTRGTFLLTRTALPHLAQSADPRILSLSPPLNLSEKWLGAYPAYMLAKYGMTLAALGIGAETGIPAACLWPRTTIQTAAVQNVLGGDEVFRRSRTPEIYADASHALLSGDASAMAGKTLFCEDVLKNAGVTDFSQYSPGVPESELFPDAFVG comes from the coding sequence ATGCGAGCACCACTTCAAGGACGAACCTTGCTCATCTCCGGCGGCAGCCGCGGCATCGGACTCTCGATCGCGCTGCGCGCGGCGGCCGATGGCGCCAACGTAGCCCTGATCGCCAAAACCGCAGATCCGCATCCCAAACTCGAAGGCACGGTCTTCACCGCGGCCGAAGAGATCAATGCGGCGGGCGGTCGCGCCCTGCCGATCGTCGGCGACGTGCGCGACGAAGCGAGTGTCGTGGATGCCGTGGCCAAGACGGTCGCGGAGTTCGGCGGCATCGACGTGGTCATCAACAATGCCTCGGCGATCAATCTCACCGGTTCCGCCGAGATCGAGATGAAGCGTTACGACCTCATGCATCAGATCAATACGCGCGGCACCTTCCTCCTGACCCGCACGGCGCTGCCGCACCTGGCGCAGTCTGCCGACCCGCGCATCCTGAGCCTGTCGCCGCCGCTAAATCTCTCGGAGAAGTGGCTCGGCGCCTACCCGGCGTACATGCTCGCAAAGTATGGCATGACCCTCGCGGCTCTCGGGATCGGTGCCGAGACGGGCATCCCCGCGGCGTGCCTGTGGCCGCGAACGACGATTCAGACCGCCGCGGTGCAGAACGTGCTGGGCGGAGATGAGGTCTTCCGCCGCTCCCGCACGCCCGAGATTTACGCGGATGCGTCGCACGCGCTGCTCTCGGGGGATGCCTCGGCAATGGCGGGCAAGACGCTGTTCTGCGAGGACGTACTCAAGAACGCCGGGGTGACTGACTTTTCGCAGTACTCCCCCGGCGTCCCGGAGTCGGAGCTATTCCCCGACGCGTTTGTTGGCTAG